The following proteins come from a genomic window of Dreissena polymorpha isolate Duluth1 chromosome 1, UMN_Dpol_1.0, whole genome shotgun sequence:
- the LOC127847660 gene encoding uncharacterized protein LOC127847660 isoform X2, translated as MTAADARGAAVLINNIGVPGSPSSTAFTFRNGGENDQANMASVIKQLGFDWLIKENSTNLYRNQWNHKHNPMGQQCSPKSPNCMVCFIKEMDFSSYTYFLLHISSHGFNPDRGLLIQFLSDDKPEFVAIEEIVEALNDKNCPSLKGKTRILIIQACRQTNIPSDAIEDAGVTIEVAVPAGQAIRGVEDEMAYTPMDYSILPGPIFSGVEDEMVHTPMDDSILPGPFLSGNVDLPPGQRWMSVGSDENNAEVIPDIKQQSKFSLLKVPKNFLIVYATTDNRFSKIDTVKGSWFETALKKVVDGLDVGQRVDLLKILTKTASIVAARDSTVNTPTGAIDLSQSFKKNVCCLEHCLTERVSVCKVTEAELRPNEF; from the exons ATGACAGCAGCTGATGCTCGCGGGGCCGCCGTTCTTATAAACAATATTGGGGTGCCAGGCAGTCCTTCCTCAACAGCCTTCACATTCCGAAATGGTGGCGAAAATGACCAAGCAAACATGGCGTCAGTCATCAAACAGTTGGGATTTGATTGGCTTATCAAAGAGAATAGCACAAACCTGTACCGCAATCAATGGAATCACAAACACAACCCCATGGGGCAGCAATGCTCTCCAAAATCTCCGAATTGCATGGTTTGTTTTATCAAGGAGATGGATTTCAGTAGCTACACGTATTTTCTTCTGCATATAAGCTCACACGGGTTTAATCCCGATCGCGGGCTTTTGATCCAATTTCTCAGCGATGACAAGCCGGAATTCGTCGCCATTGAGGAGATTGTCGAAGCTCTGAATGACAAAAACTGCCCAAGTCTTAAAGGGAAAACTAGAATTCTTATCATACAAGCGTGCCGACAAACGAACATTCCAA GCGACGCAATTGAGGACGCTGGTGTCACTATCGAGGTGGCAGTTCCTGCAGGCCAGGCGATCAGAG GAGTTGAAGACGAGATGGCCTATACTCCCATGGATTACTCGATACTTCCAGGTCCAATCTTTAGTG GAGTTGAAGACGAGATGGTCCATACTCCCATGGATGACTCGATACTTCCAGGTCCATTCTTGAGTG GAAATGTTGATCTTCCACCTGGGCAAAGATGGATGAGTG TCGGAAGCGATGAAAACAATGCCGAAGTAATACCAGATATCAAGCAACAATCTAAGTTCAGCCTTTTAAAAGTTCCGAAGAATTTCCTGATTGTATATGCAACGACAGACAACAGGTTTTCGAAGATTGATACTGTCAAAGGATCTTGGTTTGAGACAGCTTTAAAAAAGGTTGTCGACGGTCTTGATGTTGGACAACGAGTGGATCTACTCAAAATCTTGACCAAGACTGCATCTATTGTTGCCGCTAGAGACTCTACAGTTAACACGCCAACTGGAGCAATCGATTTAAGCCAGTCTTTCAAGAAAAATGTTTGTTGTCTTGAACACTGTCTTACTGAGCGGGTTAGTGTATGCAAGGTTACCGAAGCAGAGCTACGTCCAAATGAATTTTGA
- the LOC127847660 gene encoding uncharacterized protein LOC127847660 isoform X1 yields the protein MRCIITATMTAADARGAAVLINNIGVPGSPSSTAFTFRNGGENDQANMASVIKQLGFDWLIKENSTNLYRNQWNHKHNPMGQQCSPKSPNCMVCFIKEMDFSSYTYFLLHISSHGFNPDRGLLIQFLSDDKPEFVAIEEIVEALNDKNCPSLKGKTRILIIQACRQTNIPSDAIEDAGVTIEVAVPAGQAIRGVEDEMAYTPMDYSILPGPIFSGVEDEMVHTPMDDSILPGPFLSGNVDLPPGQRWMSVGSDENNAEVIPDIKQQSKFSLLKVPKNFLIVYATTDNRFSKIDTVKGSWFETALKKVVDGLDVGQRVDLLKILTKTASIVAARDSTVNTPTGAIDLSQSFKKNVCCLEHCLTERVSVCKVTEAELRPNEF from the exons ATGAGATGTATTATTACAG CAACAATGACAGCAGCTGATGCTCGCGGGGCCGCCGTTCTTATAAACAATATTGGGGTGCCAGGCAGTCCTTCCTCAACAGCCTTCACATTCCGAAATGGTGGCGAAAATGACCAAGCAAACATGGCGTCAGTCATCAAACAGTTGGGATTTGATTGGCTTATCAAAGAGAATAGCACAAACCTGTACCGCAATCAATGGAATCACAAACACAACCCCATGGGGCAGCAATGCTCTCCAAAATCTCCGAATTGCATGGTTTGTTTTATCAAGGAGATGGATTTCAGTAGCTACACGTATTTTCTTCTGCATATAAGCTCACACGGGTTTAATCCCGATCGCGGGCTTTTGATCCAATTTCTCAGCGATGACAAGCCGGAATTCGTCGCCATTGAGGAGATTGTCGAAGCTCTGAATGACAAAAACTGCCCAAGTCTTAAAGGGAAAACTAGAATTCTTATCATACAAGCGTGCCGACAAACGAACATTCCAA GCGACGCAATTGAGGACGCTGGTGTCACTATCGAGGTGGCAGTTCCTGCAGGCCAGGCGATCAGAG GAGTTGAAGACGAGATGGCCTATACTCCCATGGATTACTCGATACTTCCAGGTCCAATCTTTAGTG GAGTTGAAGACGAGATGGTCCATACTCCCATGGATGACTCGATACTTCCAGGTCCATTCTTGAGTG GAAATGTTGATCTTCCACCTGGGCAAAGATGGATGAGTG TCGGAAGCGATGAAAACAATGCCGAAGTAATACCAGATATCAAGCAACAATCTAAGTTCAGCCTTTTAAAAGTTCCGAAGAATTTCCTGATTGTATATGCAACGACAGACAACAGGTTTTCGAAGATTGATACTGTCAAAGGATCTTGGTTTGAGACAGCTTTAAAAAAGGTTGTCGACGGTCTTGATGTTGGACAACGAGTGGATCTACTCAAAATCTTGACCAAGACTGCATCTATTGTTGCCGCTAGAGACTCTACAGTTAACACGCCAACTGGAGCAATCGATTTAAGCCAGTCTTTCAAGAAAAATGTTTGTTGTCTTGAACACTGTCTTACTGAGCGGGTTAGTGTATGCAAGGTTACCGAAGCAGAGCTACGTCCAAATGAATTTTGA
- the LOC127847660 gene encoding uncharacterized protein LOC127847660 isoform X3 — protein MRCIITATMTAADARGAAVLINNIGVPGSPSSTAFTFRNGGENDQANMASVIKQLGFDWLIKENSTNLYRNQWNHKHNPMGQQCSPKSPNCMVCFIKEMDFSSYTYFLLHISSHGFNPDRGLLIQFLSDDKPEFVAIEEIVEALNDKNCPSLKGKTRILIIQACRQTNIPSDAIEDAGVTIEVAVPAGQAIRGVEDEMVHTPMDDSILPGPFLSGNVDLPPGQRWMSVGSDENNAEVIPDIKQQSKFSLLKVPKNFLIVYATTDNRFSKIDTVKGSWFETALKKVVDGLDVGQRVDLLKILTKTASIVAARDSTVNTPTGAIDLSQSFKKNVCCLEHCLTERVSVCKVTEAELRPNEF, from the exons ATGAGATGTATTATTACAG CAACAATGACAGCAGCTGATGCTCGCGGGGCCGCCGTTCTTATAAACAATATTGGGGTGCCAGGCAGTCCTTCCTCAACAGCCTTCACATTCCGAAATGGTGGCGAAAATGACCAAGCAAACATGGCGTCAGTCATCAAACAGTTGGGATTTGATTGGCTTATCAAAGAGAATAGCACAAACCTGTACCGCAATCAATGGAATCACAAACACAACCCCATGGGGCAGCAATGCTCTCCAAAATCTCCGAATTGCATGGTTTGTTTTATCAAGGAGATGGATTTCAGTAGCTACACGTATTTTCTTCTGCATATAAGCTCACACGGGTTTAATCCCGATCGCGGGCTTTTGATCCAATTTCTCAGCGATGACAAGCCGGAATTCGTCGCCATTGAGGAGATTGTCGAAGCTCTGAATGACAAAAACTGCCCAAGTCTTAAAGGGAAAACTAGAATTCTTATCATACAAGCGTGCCGACAAACGAACATTCCAA GCGACGCAATTGAGGACGCTGGTGTCACTATCGAGGTGGCAGTTCCTGCAGGCCAGGCGATCAGAG GAGTTGAAGACGAGATGGTCCATACTCCCATGGATGACTCGATACTTCCAGGTCCATTCTTGAGTG GAAATGTTGATCTTCCACCTGGGCAAAGATGGATGAGTG TCGGAAGCGATGAAAACAATGCCGAAGTAATACCAGATATCAAGCAACAATCTAAGTTCAGCCTTTTAAAAGTTCCGAAGAATTTCCTGATTGTATATGCAACGACAGACAACAGGTTTTCGAAGATTGATACTGTCAAAGGATCTTGGTTTGAGACAGCTTTAAAAAAGGTTGTCGACGGTCTTGATGTTGGACAACGAGTGGATCTACTCAAAATCTTGACCAAGACTGCATCTATTGTTGCCGCTAGAGACTCTACAGTTAACACGCCAACTGGAGCAATCGATTTAAGCCAGTCTTTCAAGAAAAATGTTTGTTGTCTTGAACACTGTCTTACTGAGCGGGTTAGTGTATGCAAGGTTACCGAAGCAGAGCTACGTCCAAATGAATTTTGA